Genomic DNA from Choristoneura fumiferana chromosome 19, NRCan_CFum_1, whole genome shotgun sequence:
CAAAACTACTCGTAAAATAATGATGGGTAGTTAGTTAATTTCTACTCTTGATGGCTGAATCCTATATGCGATCAACAAATTAACTAACGAATTTACATGAAAAATACATTGTATATTTCGAAAAATCTTAAGTGGGATGAACGGACGGGAGTTGGGGATCCCGTAGTGCGGAGCGACGAAGTTCGCCGCCAAACTACAAgtatactgttgcacgcaaggCATCCCCGGTCGTCGGCCACTCGGAATCAGAATCGCTTTCACTACTTTTTCCGTCGAACGGTATAGCATGCgggaagaaagagatggtggatgCGATCGCTAGCGCCTGCGCATTAGGCAATACGTCAGGACGTTGTCTCTAGTATAAAGGAATCGTGACTAAGAGCAAATATAACTGGGTTGATTATATGACCGCTTTATATTATGGGGGAAACCCGTTACGTAATTACTTAATGAAATGCGGACTCGCATGCAACGaccataaattataaattatgatATAATGAGGCTTTTCAGAGTTCAACTGGTGAGGGCTTTGTGGTTTTTCCTTGAGtggattaaaattaataaagtatgtttagatgaattgaaataaaatattttagctgTCAAAACGGAATCCGCCTCCCCTGTTAATTTTGCATGGCGTAATAGTGAACTGTGACGTCATTTGTTGGCCCGCTTGatttatatttcttttaaaGTTAACTAAAAATCTGATTAGCAGTTTATTTCAACATCTGTGatttttgaacataaaactaccgtgagactcactcatacaaaattttaaatgaaataaatttgaatacttaactcatgtcttaaatcgctttgttgtgtcagatattggtgctggtgacttgGCTGAATCGCTCCGTGTGAACATTGATGATGATATAATCTCTTGCCCCCAGGAACCTAGTGTCTGCCTCGCAGGACGGCAAACTGATCGTGTGGGACAGCCACACAACCAACAAGGTGCACGCGATCCCGCTGCGCTCCTCGTGGGTCATGACTTGCGCGTACGCACCTTCTGGATCGTACGTCGCGTGCGGCGGGCTCGACAACATCTGCTCTATTTACAGGTAACTATTGTCCTGTGCCCCtctgcggtccctctgacacttattctgtttaatacgagagcgagagggacggtaccatatgaacttcgagtttcgagttttgtagtagccctgccggaaTATGACGGAGCTGTTTCGTTTTTGAGGAGGGAAATGAACATGCGGGTCATCTCATGCGAAATGTTCACGCCcttgcgacatacaatgtttttcatcacatttgctagtcaaattgtatatttgtaaaagaaaaactaatattttatcaaaaattgccgataccgctgattgcgctcttggcaattCGCAGTATGTGCATgtcgtgcgtgtgcagcgcgcgcacggagcagcagcacaccatgcagtaacaaactcattgaccgtccttgggcttcatggcatgaaaatttgtacgggcaatgactcatttaccgaccacgggtttcatgacaagcacattaaggtcgagggttttatttggggggttgcaaccaaggtagcctgcatgttacgacactgtttacgagcaagtgtgatgaaaaataatattatccaCAAATATCCGCCATGTACAAAACCCGTGCCTTACATGGCGTTACAGGAAAAAGCGTTAGTGTAACGTCCCTGATCACTCAGCGGCATTGTCTGCATTTGGAAGCTATAGCCATTGTCGTTATAAAGAGAAGGACCTTTTTTTCAAATCTAGAatacatctatctatctatctaataccaaTTCTTGTATAAtgagaatctcggaaacggcttcaacgaCTTTGattaggggttttcggggatgacaaattgatctaacttggtcttttttctgggaaaacgcttattatcgagttttagctcgtgcaaagcttggtcgcccaggtactatacATTAAGCGGGTCCAAGCGGTCctcggtaaaaaaaataccgacaTTTTTTTCGAATAACTCTTCAcaaataattttaaggaaaaccTAATGGTTGGTAAGTGAACGTTTAAACTATGACTCGCTTACGAACTGGTACTTTTATGAAATTGCATGTAATCAAATGTTTCAGTTTGCATAAAAATTTTGCGAGTCATACATGAATCATGACATTGGATAGTGTTTGCTCATTACCAATTTGAGTAATGAAAATATGAGACAACATCGAGAGAGCTCGGCTTCACGGAGCTCCTATTCTGGCCCTTTGACGCAATTCTAAACTAACCTTTTGCAAATCGAACTACTATATAATTTCCAAAATGATATTCCCAATAATCCTTATGTAGTCTgtatactttttaataatttattgaatcgggcgttTCTTtacagaggtccatatcaatggatTATAAACATttctttactcacccgcgaccttatgatagcttatGTTGCGcacgaacacacatttgttacaTAGATATAGCTATCaaaaggtcgcgagtgagcaaagcagttgtttatagttcatttatACCTTTTTGTCATGTTGAAATTAACCCTGcgtctccaccagagatgtgttggAATGCGTTGCGATaaatatgtttgtcatgaaccaatagaaacgcgtcATTTACCTAGAGATGCGTTGAGCGattataggtaaatgaagtgaaaatcaaaatattttttatggattTCATTTCTATGGGTAACTTTCCTCACGACACATCCTCGCCCATCTCTGGTGGAGACGCAGCCTAAAGCTAGAAcgagacctgggttcgataaGTAAAATCAAAACCATTTGTTCCGTGTTACAGCCTGAAGACGCGTGAGGGCAATGTGCGCGTTTCCCGCGAGCTGCCGGGACACTCCGGCTACCTGTCCTGCTGTCGGTTCCTCGATGACAACCAGATCCTGACCAGCTCTGGAGACATGACCTGGTGAGACCTGCACACAATTTTATCTAATAgaacattactgcagaggccgggaaagaaaggcttgcaggctgAGTATGTGTAGAGGCTTgttatagtgcttttctcaaacatgcactgaaaaattcctagaaatcaatgttttgttcgtaagacaactaaaattgtaccagacctatacttggtttggataggtatttaactaaatgtaaacaaaacaacgtcaactGGTGtcctaattatttaaattcccccattaaactatctaatcatttacatttctgtgttgaaatacactagtctagtttgtattacaatcacagataagtaaaatgtttaaaaatccttgaatgaaccaaatctggcagctgaagtttgtttacatttagttaaatacctatccaaaccaagtataaattaCAAGTACTATGTACATAagtgtttatttgtttctttttttcaatACTAGTTTTAAAATCAGGATTgtctttgaaaaataatatatacatccGTGTTATAAAAGGAGAATACGGCAATGGCCTTATTCCCATGCAAGTCATGAACTACCCTCATCCAATTCGATTATAGTTTTTCGACTGATTGCGgatacaagaaaaataaaacatagatcaaTGTCAGTTGCAATATTTGAGAAACGAAAGAAACATATTAAATGCTAATAAATTCGCGCTGTTTCCTTCATTATCAGgcttttataatgtttttttatgtaatttatccAGCGCCCTCTGGGACATCGAGACCGGGCAGCAGTGCGGGCAGTTCACCGGGCACACGGGCGACGTgatgtctctctctctcgcgCCGGACCAGCGCACGTTCGTGAGCGGCGCCTGCGACGCCTCCGCCAAGCTGTGGGACATCCGCGACTGCCAGTGCAAGCAGACCTTCCCGGGGCACGAGAGCGACATCAATGCTGTCACGGTCAGTACTCAGTACACAGTTACACACAcatacagtacccggcgataaagtttgcacatcggtcttcggaaaaagacaattggctgttcaggACGATTTCCGAgcactggcgaccgtccatcaatcaccgtattttattaagtgacgttttatatcaaacttagtttacgtcaaatgaATGACATGttaacttcggatatctatagagagctgttgcaactagtAGAAAAAGAATAGTtacctctttttcctaaagatgccatcgtacaatttaaagttttcggggtttcaacaactctttgtaatatattttcatctaaatgcgtccatactctattgcacctgtacaacgactgacaaacgtcacataagtagtgtgtgacaacgctctacgaagccgaaagtAGCCGAGTTTCTTTCCAAAGGCCGATGTGCAATCTCTATGGCCAGGTACTGTACACACCATACACGCTATGGCGTGCATCGAAGGCACCAGGGTAGACAGCACTAATGCCAAGTCACCACTTCAtagtcaatttcgctatgatttctctGGCAAAAATTTCCACACTGGTTGTTCGTGTCAAAAATGGGAAGaagggataaaaataaaaagaaaatagttatgcatgtcacgaataGTTATCTGCCGCAGCAGAGCGTGCGCAAATTACTGACACGTCTTACCGGCACTATAAAGTAAGCATCAAATACTTGTGCacgctttgttatgtcagatattggtgctggtgactacaTCTTGAGGCCAGTGGTACAGACAGATTATTATATCAGCAAGGAAGGTGTGGCGTGCAATAAATttgccatccataaagtacgtcacaccaattcTGCCCATTTTTAGCACATGTTATGAAACCTCCTCCCCCCACTAAATGTGTGACGTTATTTATGGATGACCCCAAATAGTTAATTGTATTGTTTCGCCCTATGGATTATCCCATGTTAATAATTGTCATTTGTTGTTATTTGTCAGTTCTTCCCGTCCGGTTTCGCGTTCGCGACGGGGTCCGACGACGCGACGTGCCGCATGTTCGACATCCGCGCCGACCAGGAGCTGGCCATGTACTCGCACGACAACATCATCTGCGGCATCACGAGCGTCGCCTTCTCCAAGTCGGGCCGGCTGCTGCTCGCCGGCTACGACGACTTCAACTGCAACGTCTGGGACTCTATGAAGAGCGAGCGCGCCGGTCAGTATCAGTACCAACACTTCTAGTGGTCAAGTGTTCTACGCGTGCTcttctaatgagggctatcgttttttgtctcactagatggcgcactgttgcgtgaggtttttaagtatggctttcaaagtctgttattacgggcgtgaaaacaaagtttagattaaaatcatatttaatacaccttaaaaccataccataaaaataacgagcatgacacagtgttgcatagtccccgttttgttcggaaaaaagggaggacaaaggtttacgAAAGACagaactgtctcaaaacacagacattcattgccccggaacgcatattttccataattaatttcagatattgcaaaatattcacaaaattattctaattttaaataaacccgcgtagctcacccaaaaactatgagatttgacatttcggagacctcacgctacactagcgcctctagtggcgaattcatacgcgatagccctcattatattgCGTCCAGATACCACGGTTTACGCGCGTTTCTACGCTAGGAGGGATTACCTGCCGGTTATAagcatattaaaatataaaaatcagcagagcaatttttttcagtagaagttatagtcatagtcatatctctttattccattgacacaaataaattatgcactagaacaagtcttagtgcaaaatgttaaaagttatATTTGCGGTATCTCTgaaatcgaaaaataattggatagttttacatacatattctaaGTAGTACACAAGTACGTATACAGAAAGAATTTCAGTCTGAGGAATTTTTCGTAGATAAGCGATTTTCTTGTctaggtaaaaatacctaacttctcgCAAGAAAAGTTATTGGATTATTGTATATCTATAAtctgtattacctattttcGTCATGTGGCAAGTTTCATAGGCGGGAGAATTATTCGGAAGTCTCCATACAACGAATCCCCTCGTAGACTGACTAGATCACTTttactataccttccgccgcctaactttgcctaaaagttcattgccacgactagtaccacaaaaactataaacgtataattccaataattgaataggcactataccgttaagcgattcgaacacaatccgggagtaacgtaaagacgtagcataaaaaatgtatctcaaaaatgcgtcaaaattgagtattaagtaatgaacttttaggcagatttataatggcgcgtggtatagctTAGCGGTACATAGTGACAATATTGTGTCGCTGAGCGGTAGCCGTTTGCAACCTTCGCCCATTGCAACCCCCCTACAGAAGGATCTCTAAACTAACCGATCTTCGTTCTTGAACTAAAGCTTCTGTTTCCCCTGCAGGCATCCTCGCCGGCCACGACAACCGCGTGTCCTGCCTGGGAGTCACCGAGAACGGCATGGCGGTCGCCACGGGATCCTGGGACTCCTTCCTGCGCATCTGGAACTAAGCCCCCGCCCCGATCCCTCCCGACACGACCCCCAAACCCCAAACCCCCCACACCAGCCGCGAACGgccatttataattttatatttatcaaTAAGGGGGAACCAGACCAGCCTATAAAGCCGAGGTCTCACGCACACCtgtttttgctttatttatttttagtagtaCGAGGAAGCATTTAAACTACGATAGGGAGGGTAGTTTACGTGTGAgtggctgtgtgtgtgtgtgtgtctatgaTTTACTGTTCACGatatacatttatatatatgtaATGTAATTACTATCATAAAGCGTTGCATTTTCAAGCCTTGGAGACGGCACGCTGGCATACGTTACTGTAATTGGTGAGTATATGTTTGGTATACTGTTTGGGGTGAGGCTTGTGCGCGGTGCCGCTTGTGCTGCCGTCTACAGTGAGAACGGACGAATTCACTTTCCAAGTGTGCGACTAACATTTAACCCAATTCAAGTAGTctgattgatttgaaattaggtatacTTATAATACGTATGTTGGGCGACAGGGCACAAAACGTACGGACGGTTGAACACTATCCGTCGAAAGAGGCACACAcatgttacaatttacaagcggtagtctttgtttaacagtatgcgttaaaaagagactaccgcttgtaaattgtaacttgtagcttcgtgaaatgggccacaGGTGGCAGGCTTACTCGACCCCATAGTTTGTGTGTAAGATTGTAACgataatcttttgtaaaagatGCATTTATTTTGTGATGCATCTCAATTATGACCTGTTTGAATTTTACGCAGGGTATCTGTATGCGTGGAGCCTGTTTAGggtttaaattaagtatttttactaGATGAGATCCTAGCTTTTGCCGCACATGTCGCATGCGGCATGCGGCAAGCCGCACGGCGCACAAGCTATCTATTTGACTTAGCTTTACCGATCGTGTCATAAAGCTTGAAGGCGAGTTTATTGTGTAAATTGTCGTTGTATTAACAAAATAAGTCCTATCCGTATTTATGTTCAACAATTATCTATCATAGTTTTATGTTCGCGTTGATTGGATCATTGTCTACAGTTTATGCATTTAATGTTAATTAGCAGAAATGCTTATAAAATCTTtatatatttgaataatttgattAACTATCGCACAACAGCGTCAGTATCGTACAAGTTctataaaaaacttaagagaaccaaatattatgattaATGTATCTatgtgtaatttattgaatgagaATTATTATTTGGTCACTGATTGTAATGGTTGGAGCTAattctaatttataattttaatatgtaatgtacCGTATGATTAAGACGACACCcgtttttattgtataaatacGCGAGATTCCTTGTAAAGATCTCTTCGGGCGgatcaaaattttttttaattaataatttttcgTTTCATTTTCttagtttatttttgaaactgaacATTTTCCACATTAAAAACTCGTAATCTCTATCTATCGTTGAGCTCGTTtactttttttgtgaaaactgcacagtttt
This window encodes:
- the Gbeta13F gene encoding guanine nucleotide-binding protein subunit beta-1; this encodes MNELDSLRQEAETLKNAIRDARKAACDTSLSQATANLEPIGRIQMRTRRTLRGHLAKIYAMHWGSDSRNLVSASQDGKLIVWDSHTTNKVHAIPLRSSWVMTCAYAPSGSYVACGGLDNICSIYSLKTREGNVRVSRELPGHSGYLSCCRFLDDNQILTSSGDMTCALWDIETGQQCGQFTGHTGDVMSLSLAPDQRTFVSGACDASAKLWDIRDCQCKQTFPGHESDINAVTFFPSGFAFATGSDDATCRMFDIRADQELAMYSHDNIICGITSVAFSKSGRLLLAGYDDFNCNVWDSMKSERAGILAGHDNRVSCLGVTENGMAVATGSWDSFLRIWN